A window from Toxoplasma gondii ME49 chromosome IX, whole genome shotgun sequence encodes these proteins:
- the DRPA gene encoding dynamin-related protein DRPA (encoded by transcript TGME49_267800), with the protein MEELIPVVNRLQDVLASLGASASGPVLDLPQIAVVGAQSVGKSSVLEALVGRSFLPRGTGIVTRRPLILQLRNASDLQEEFGEFLHCPSRKFTDFEEIRREIERETERVGGQKNISPSPIVLKVSSPHVIDLTLVDLPGITKVPVGDQPSDIEAQIRRIVFQFISEPSTIILAVTAANTDIANSDSLKIAREVDPEGLRTVGVVTKVDTLEEGADCSEVLRNRVIPLKRGYVGVVCRGQRQAAEMSIRDGLKEEESFFRSHPAYRAIASKQGIPFLAKMLNQILMKHIREALPELRSRISRLLQKTEAELATYGDPLLEAKANPGALLLHFFSRFARNFQDAIEGKLQAHHSSEQLMGGARINFIFHDWYSRALAEFDPLEGLSDHEIRTAIRNATGPKAALFVPEGAFEILVRRQIQQLETPSLQCVEQVYEELQKIVAKCELPEMARFSNLRERVMDVVRGVLRRCLAPTNQMIHNIIQIELAYINTNHPDFMNNRFGPSSRESAALTAHPRRSSAEKNGPPSGSHSRGSSGVGSSLFASDGSTTSSGSGPPPSPLLTPPPLLSQANQVAAAAAAAAGESPSEQITSAGMLNQGGFFAFLKGARPSASSFFPSASPTSSKEFSEQSLPASVDAAASALSSQRPGHSSADGETNRAFFGGSFAGSALDRVRACRISLPQVPSIVAPSEVPSEREQIETDLIKSLIWSYFQIVRKNVSDAVPKSIMYFMVNTAKDVLQRELVAQLYREELFGELMKEADDVAERRMQCKQLLRSLRAAGDVLSHIRDFSLSDGTSFASACR; encoded by the exons ATGGAGGAGTTGATTCCTGTGGTCAATCGCCTGCAGGACGTTCTAGCGTCTCTGGGGGCTTCTGCGTCGGGACCGGTACTGGATCTCCCGCAAATCGCCGTTGTCGGCGCACAGAGTGTGGGGAAGTCTTCTGTGCTCGAGGCTCTCGTCGGCAGGAGCTTCCTCCCCAGAGGCACAGGCATCGTCACTAGAAGGCCTCTCATTCTTCAG CTGCGCAACGCGAGTGACTTGCAGGAAGAGTTCGGGGAGTTCCTGCACTGCCCGTCGCGCAAGTTTACCGACTTTGAAGAAATCCGgagagaaatcgagagagaaacagaacgcgtcggaggacagaagaacatTTCCCCGTCGCCGATCGTTCTCAaggtctcttctccgcatgTCATTGACCTCACTCTCGTCGACCTCCCCGGCATCACGAAGGTGCCTGTCGGGGATCAACCGTCAGACATCGAA gcACAGATTCGGCGAATCGTGTTTCAGTTTATTTCTGAACCGTCGACGATCATCCTCGCCGTCACTGCCGCCAACACAGACATCGCAAACTCCGACAG TTTGAAGATTGCGAGAGAAGTTGATCCGGAAGGCCTTCGGACAGTCGGTGTGGTGACGAAGGTCGACACGTTGGAAGAAGGTGCCGACTGCAGCGAGGTGCTCCGGAACAGAGTCATTCCTCTCAAAAGGGG ATACGTAGGCGTCGTGTGTCGCGGCCAGCGCCAAGCAGCGGAGATGTCGATCCGCGACGGCTTGAAGGAGGAGGagtctttctttcgctctcacCCCGCATATAGGGCGATCGCCAGCAAACAAGGAATTCCGTTTCTCGCGAAAATGCTGAATCAA ATTTTGATGAAACATATCCGCGAGGCGCTGCCCGAGTTGAGAAGTCGGatttctcggcttctgcagaaaacagaggctgAACTCGCGACCTACGGGGATCCGCTGCtcgaagcgaaggcgaatCCCGGCGCGCTTCTTCTACATTTCTTTTCGCGCTTTGCACGGAACTTCCAG GACGCGATCGAAGGAAAACTGCAGGCGCACCATTCGTCTGAGCAACTCATGGGAGGGGCGAGGATCAACTTCATCTTCCACGATTGGTACAG ccgAGCACTCGCCGAGTTCGACCCCCTGGAAGGCCTCTCGGACCATGAAATCCGGACGGCGATTCG CAATGCGACAGGACCGAAGGCAGCTCTCTTCGTCCCTGAGGGGGCCTTCGAGATCCTTGTGAGGCGGCAAATTCAACAGCTCGAgactccttctctccagtgtgTGGAACAA GTCTACGAAGAACTCCAGAAAATTGTTGCGAAATGCGAATTGCCTGAGATGGCCAGATTCAGCAACCTTCGAGAACGCGTGATGGATGTAGTTCGCGGCGTCTTGCGTCGCTGCCTCGCTCCGACCAATCAGATGATTCACAACATCATTCAA atCGAACTTGCGTACATCAATACGAACCACCCGGACTTCATGAACAATCGCTTCGGACCTTCTTCGCGCGAGTCCGCTGCACTGACGGCTCATCCGCGCAGatcttctgcagagaaaaacggaccCCCATCTGGCTCCCATTCTCGAGGGTCTTCAGGCGTCGGATCTTCGCTGTTTGCTTCCGATGGGAGCACAACCAGTTCCGGCTCAGGCCCTCCTCCCAGTCCTCTCTTGA CTCCGCCACCCCTCCTCTCCCAGGCGAACCAAGTAGCAGCGGCTGCCGCGGCAGCAGCAGGCGAGTCTCCAAGTGAACAAATC aCCAGCGCGGGGATGCTGAATCAGggtggcttcttcgcctttctgaAGGGTGCCCgaccttctgcctcttcgtttttcccctCTGCCAGTCCAACCAGTTCCAAGGAGTTCTCTGAGCAGAGTTTGCCGGCTTCTGTCGACGCAGCCGCATCTGCGCTCTCCTCTCAGAGGCCAGGACACAGCTCTGCCGACG GCGAAACGAACCGTGCTTTCTTTGGAGGCTCTTTTGCCGGCTCTGCTCTCGACCGCGTTCGA GCATGTAGAATTTCTCTCCCGCAAGTTCCCTCAATCGTAGCGCCCTCGGAGGTCCCGTCTGAACGCGAGCAGATCGAAACAGATCTCATCAAGAGTCTCATCTGGTCGTACTTCCAAATCGTCAG GAAAAACGTATCGGACGCTGTTCCGAAGTCGATCATGTACTTCATGGTCAACACGGCGAAAGATGTTCTACAGCGCGAGCTCGTTGCTCAGCTGTATCGAGAAG AGTTGTTCGGCGAGTTGATGAAGGAGGCGGACGACGTCGCAgaacgacgcatgcagtgcaaGCAGCTTCTCAG ATCTCTGCGGGCGGCTGGAGATGTTCTTTCTCACATCCGAgatttctccctctctgacggcacctctttcgcctccgctTGTCGATGA